The following DNA comes from Cervus elaphus chromosome 8, mCerEla1.1, whole genome shotgun sequence.
CTCAGCCAAAGCTAACAATATAGGATTTCAAGGCAAATATAGAACAGACCATTTAAGAGGTAAATAAACTTAAATCTATTGTCAAATGCAGTTCAACATCTGAAGAAATTGTGTtcttttaacaaagagaaaagtcaaattcAAGTTTTTGTACCAGCTTAATTTTATTCATTAACAGTCCCAaatttctttagtttctctgtaagaggaaacTAACATtcaataataaatgtttcaaaatcttactttatttggaaatgagctagtATTCAGTGAACTCCCATCatttagtttagcacaacccttagaaattcaagttaccccAATTTGGACGGACTATTTCAGACAGACATTCctaaagcataattattcttaatagagtttatctaaaagctcatatctcatttacatttttttgaagtttcttcACTCAATAAGACCATATTTTTCTTACGTAGCTGCGTCTTCTAAGTAGCAGCATAGATTATTATAAGAGGAATGATATTGTTTTTGCACTTGATTGTAAACATTCACAAGTCCTGCTTTGAATTCTTAAGTCTCAGGCAATCATCATGTGAGTGGGGGAGGcctttttaaatatatgagaCAGATAAGAAGTAAAAAATTTGGTGAGTAAAAAGATTAACCCTATAATACACAGAACTATGACTCCTAATTTTAACAGTCCTCCAAAAACAAACCTTATTCTTTAGGAGTCCATGAaaccaagaaaaagatatgcaaaaattCCTCCAAAAACAAACCTTATTCTTTAGGAGTCCATGAAATCAAGACAAAgatatgcaaaaaagcaaaatggctatctgaggaggccttacaaatagctatgaaaagaagagaagtggaaagcaaaggagaaaaggaaagatatacccatttgaatgcagagttccaaagactagcaaggagagataagaagcctttctcagtgattaatgcaaaaaaaatagaggaaaacaataaaatgggaaagactagagatctcttcaagaaaattagagataccaagggaacagttcatgcaaagatgggttcaataaaggacagaaatggtatggacctaacagaagcagaagatattaagaagagggggcaagaatacacagaactatacaaaaaagatcttcacgacccagataatcacgatggtgtgatcactcacactcacctagagccagacatcctggaatgcgaagtcaagtgggccttaggaagcatcactatgaacaaagctagtggaggtgatggaattccagttgagctatttcaaatcctgaaagatgatgttgtgaaagtgctacactcaatatgccagcaaatttggaaaactcagcagtggacacaggaccggaaaaggtcagttttcattccaatcccaaagaaaggcaatgccaaagaatgctcaaactaccacacaattgcactcatctcacacgctagtaaagtaacgctcaaaattctccaagccaggcttagaAATACGTgacccgtgaacttccagatgttcaagctggttttagaaaaggcagaggaaccagagatcaaattaccaacatctgctggatcatcaaaaaagcaagaaaattccagaaaaacatctacttctgctttattgactatgccaaagcctttgactgtaaggatcacaataaactgtggaaaattctgaaagagatgggaataccagaccacctgacctgcctttgagaaacctgtatacaggtcaggaagcaacagttagaagtggacatggacaggttccaaataggaaaaggagtatgtcaaggctgtatattgtcaccctgcttatttaacttatatgcagagtacatcatgagaaacgctgggccggaggaagcacaagctgcaatcaagattgctggaagatatatcaataatatatcaatatgcagatgacaccacccttatggtagaaagtgaagaagaactaaaaagcctcttgatgaaagtgaaagaagagagtgaaaaagttggcttaaagctcaacattcagaaaactgagatcatggcatctggtcccatcacttcatggcaaatagatgggaaaacagtggaaacagtggctgactttattttttttggcttccaaaatcactgcagatggtgattgcagccatgaaattaaaagacacttactccttggaaggaaagtaatgaccaacctagacagcatattaaaaagcagagacatcactttgtcaacaaagatccggacagtcaaggctatggtttttccagtggtcacgtatggatgtgagaattggactataaagaaagctgagcgctgaagcattgatgcttttgaactgtggtgttggagaagactcttgagagtcccttggactgcaaggagatccaaccagtccatcctaaaggagatcagtcctgggtgttcattggaaggattgatgttgaagctgaaactccaatactttggccacctgatgtgaagagctgactcattggaaaagaccctgatgctgggaaagattgaggcgggaggagaaggggacgttagaggatgagatgctggaatggaatcaccaactcaatggacatgggtttgggtggactccggcagttggtgatggacagggaggcctggcgtgctgtggtttgtggggtcacaaagagtcagacatgactgagcgactgaactgaactgaaaccatgttattttaaacatttttagggattgaatatttatttatataggcCTGGATCAGACTTCTGGGCAGAAGCTGTCTACTTTGAAGATGTCCTCATCTTCTCTTCCCGGCCAGATGGAGTCTTAGCTGTCCTGTTTCTATCTGAAAAGTAACTTAAGGTCAGTTAAGGGTTCACAAGTGTAATCAGGGGTCAAGAAATCAGTAATGGGTTTCCAGGCCACACCAGTATTAAGAAGGCTGGTACTCTTACTTTCTCCTGTCCATAAAGAGTGTGCCCTGTTTGAGAACTATAAAGGGGACAGGGAGCTGCTGGTTAGAAATGGGTACTGTTTTTACTCAGGAGTGGTATACCCAAGGTTTAACTCTTTTTAGCTCTACTGAAGAATGTGTAAACAGAAGAACTTCATGGGGTCTATCCCACTTGGGCTGCAGTTGATCTTCAAGGAAGTAATTTTTCCCAGTTTCAGGAGGACCCAATTCCCTGGGCTTCTGCATTGCAAAGGAATGTCTGTGGGAAACATTAATCGACTAGAGAATAAGACAGCACCAAGAAATCATACACATTTTATACCATCTAATCCTTTTACAATGTGATCACTTTCAAGACAGCAATAATACTTAGTCTTAAGGAAGGGTCTCCCATATAACAGTTCATAAGAGCTCAAGTGGCCCTTGCTTCTAGGGGCCACTCTTACCTTCAAAAGGGCAACTGTTAAGACCTCATCTCAAGTGAAGTTGGCTTCCTGACAAACTTTGAGGGCTCCATCAAGCATGTAACTTCTATTGTAGCCCAAGGACCCTGGAGACCCCTTGAGTTACCCCGGCTATGAAATCGCCTCTGCTGTCACCTTGAATTGAAAGAGGCAACCCAAAACGAGGGCTAGTTTCTTTCAGTAAGGGCTTTTTACCTAGGAAGCTCTCTCTCTGGCGTGGAAAAGCTTTAGTTCATTCTGTGAAGGTGTCCACAAATACTAGCAAATATCTATAATGTCCCATAGCTCTTGGCATAACAGTAAAGTCTATTTGCCAATCATCTCCTGGTTCTGTTGGAGGTGGCCCAGTTTTAGGGTTGTTTCTGGTGCAAATCAGGCAGTTCTGTATTACCTTTTGAATGGTCCTTTGCATTTATGaactaaaataaacttttatagcCAATGATAGGTTATATGCTTCCTATAATGGGTTCCTTGACGTAGTTGAGTATAATTCTTCCCATTAAATGCTGCAGTCTAAGCACTAGTTCCTGTTCTTTATATATCCAGCCTTCTTCATTTGTTACTCTTCATCATATAAGTCTCAAAAGTCAACATAAAATCCCCGTTCACCATCTCTCTCTAGATCCATTTCTGAAAACTGATCAGTCAGGTCAGGTCTAGGATACTATTCTTTCAATTATTTGTATACAATCGTGAACAGGTTCTTCTGTTGCACTGGGGAGCAGAGTGCCTGGGTTTAAAGCAGATACCTCCTGTAATGTTACATTTGGGTTGTCAAATAGTATGGCTTGATATTTTCTTAGCCTCTTTGAAGTACGCAAATATCTGCCCATTTGTTCAAGTAAAGGTTGCACACGGTGAGGAGTGTGCACAGTAGTAGGACTGCCCTTAGTGAATTTTTCAGCTTGTTGTAAAAGGTCACAGGTTGCAGCCACAGCCCGGAAGCAAACTGGCCATCCTTGACTAACAATATCCAATTGTTTGGAAAGGTAAGCTACTGGCCTTCTGGCAGTATCTAAATTTTGAGTTAGCACTCCAAGACTCACGCCCTGTCTTTCATGCACAAAAAGGTCAAATGGCTTTCTATTGTTCGGGAGACCAAGGGCTGGGGCTGTTGAAATTTTCTCCTTGATGGTATGAAATGACTCAAGGCATTCAGCAGTACAGTTTAATGGCTCATTGACACTTCTTTTGAGAGCCTCGTATAGAGGTTTGACTATGAGTCCAAAGTTAGGAATCCAAATACGATAAAACTCAGCCTTTCCTAAGAATCTTTTCAGTTGCTTTCTGGTAGTGGGTATGTTCACCCCAGCTATTGCTTCCCTTCGATCTGGCAAcagatttctctgtccttttgACAACTCAACTCCTAGATACTTTACAGTTGGTTGAGAAATTTGTGCCTTTTCTTTGGAGACTTTATATCCCCGGTCTGCCAAAAAGTTTAAAGTGAGGACTGTATTTTGGTCTGAAGCTTCCTTAGTTTTACTAGCAATTAGTATATTACCCACATATTGGAGTAAGATTCCTTCATTTAATTGGAGATCCTTTAAGTCCTTCAAAAAGGCCTCCACAAAGATGGTGGTGGCATTTTTAAATCCTCGTGGAAGTACCGTCCAGCAATACTGCTGCTTTATGTTTGTCTCTGGATCATCCCACTCGAATGCAAACAGTTTCTGGGACTCAGGACTGAGGGGTATACAATAAAAGGCATCTTTTAAGTTCAGAACTGTAAACCAGCAAAAGTCTCCAGATAAATCTGTAAGCAAAGTATAAGAATTTGGCATCACTGAATGTATATCCTCTACAATTTGGTTGATAGCTCTCAAATTCTGCACAAAAAGATACTCTCCAGTCTCAAGTTTTTGTACTGGCTGGATAGGAGTGTTATATGGGGATTGACATGGTCGAATTAATTGGTATTTAAGAAAGGTGTTTATCAGAGGCTTTATATCTTCCTTTGCATCCCTTTTCAAAGGAGGCTGCTTTAACTTTGGAAAATGGGCACCTGGACGGAGTTTTACTACTACTGGGTCAGCTGTCTTGGCTCTTCCTGGTGTCCCATCAGCCCAAACATCTGCTCTTATCTTTTGTAAAATTTCTTCAGGGACATCTGATGGAGTCTTGTCTCCCAATTGTAATGGTGCAGCTTGGAGGGTGAATTCTTGACCTGGGAGTACTCTGGTGTCTACTTTTTCTGCTAAGAAACCCACTTGGTCATTTAAATTTGTTAGTACCTCTTGCCCTGATGAGGGACTATGACATTCAGGCTCACACATAAAGCTGTACTTTATAGATGTTTTCTCTATGTGACATTCAAGCCGCTGTAGAAAAGGTTTCTGAGCAACTTCCCCAGATACACCAGTGATGGACATTGTCTTGGGGGAGAGGGGGCCCCATCTGTTTTTGGGACACTCCCGTTTCCAGTGGCCCTCCTGTTTACAAAAGGCACATTGTTGTGGCCCAACAAATGGATGACCTTTTCGGTTGGGTTTTGGAGGCCCCTGGAGTCTTACCAGTGGCCGTTTGTTCTTTCTTGCAGATGTCCTGCTGGGTCTTGACTGGTTACAGCTAAGCAGAGCAGCCTTCCTCAAGATGCATTGCTCCTGCTTTTCTCGAATTTTGAGTCGGCCTCTGAACACTTCAAGAGCAATCTCAAGCAACTGAGACGTTGGCAACCATGGTCCCTCTTCCAGTTGCTGTAGTTTTCTTCTTATATCTGGGGCACTCTGACTAATAAAGGTTAAATTGACCAGTCCCATGTTATTTGGGTGTTCTGGATCAATATCAGTATATTTTCGGAAAGCCTCATGAAGCCTTTCAAGAAAGGTGTATGggtcctcctcctgcccttgccTTACATTCTGGACCCTCTTGAAGTTGTTTGCCCCCTTTTGCAGTCCAATCATTAAACAATCTTTATAATGATCCAGCCTTGCTTGATCTCCTGGATCACTAGGATCCCATCCTGGCTCAGCTCCAGGAAGAGCCTGCTCTGCTGAAGTTCTGATTGGACTCTTTGGGTGTATCTCACGGAGCCTTTCAGCTTCCTGTCGGGCCTTCTCTAATACCATGCTGCGTTCCTCTGGACTGAGGAGGGTATTCATGAGGACCTGTATGGCAGCCCAGTTAGGATGAGAAACTGCAAAAATGCCTGTAAAGAGACGCTCCATCTTCCTGGGATCATCCTGATAAGATGGCATTTTAgctttataattaaataaatctaTTACTGATAAACCGTGATGCATCACCTCACATGCTCTGGATTGGCCTTGGTCATCTAAGCCAGCTGGGACCTGCCTTAACAGAAATGGCTTTGCCTGAGGCAGAGTGTTCCCTGGGCCAAACTGGGTACCCTGAAGGGGACAGAGAAGGGAGTCCATGCCTTCGTGACCATCTGCTAAGGGCGAGTACAAAGCCAGACCAGCAGCCCGAGGAAGACTGGGCGACACCTTGGCACTGCCTGCAGGAAGGCCCGCTTCATAAGTCGAGGGAACCACCAGAGGTGTGGATGAAGGGGTTAGCGCAAGAGGTGGCGAGGGAGGGGCTGCCGAGGGAGGCGCTGAGGGAGGGGCTACGGAGGGAGGCGCTGAGGGACGGGCTACTGAAGGAGGCGCTGAGGGAGGGGCTACGGAGGGAGGCGCTGAGGGAGGGGCTGCCGAGGGAGGCGCTGAGGGACGGGCTGCCGAGGGAGGCGCTGAGGGAGGGGCTGCCGAGGGAGGCGCTGAGGGACGGGCTGCCGAGGGAGGCGCTGAGGGACGGGCTGCCGAGGGAGGCGCTGAGGGAGGGGCTGCCGAGGGAGGGGCTACGGAGGGAGGCGCTGAGGGACGGGCTACTGAAGGAGGCGCTGAGGGACGGGCTGCCGAGGGAGGCGCTGAGGGACTGGCTACTGAAGGAGGCGCTGAGGGAGGGGCTGCCGAGGGAGGCGCTGAGGGAGGGGCTGCCGAGGGAGGCGCTGAGGGAGGGGCTGCCGAGGGAGGCGCTGAGGGACGGGCTACGGAGGGAGGCGCTGAGGGACGGGCTACGGAGGGAGGCGCTAAGGGAGGGGCAGACCGTAGGGCTACTGCAACAGGTGGCGATGAAGGGACTAGACCATCATTTGACTTTGACTCAGGTAAAAGAGACTTTTTCTGAGAGTCTTCCCTCTGACCCATCGTGATCGTGTTCTCATTAATTTCCTTATACCAATTTCTCCTCTTACATAAAGTCATAAATGATTGTAAATACTggatttcttcccattttttctgTCTCTTACAAAACGAGTCTAATTGTAAAATAGTATTATAGTTCAAAGACCCATTCTGGGGCCATTTTTCCCCTGACTCCAGCTGATATTTGGGCCAGACAGTGTTACACAAGtaaagcattttcttctttttcatcgGCTTAGAGCTAACCCTTGACCAATCTTGAAGAACACTTTTCAAGGGAGTGTTGTCAGGTACGCTGTTACCATTCCCCATTTTAGAAGTGTTTTTTCCTTCAGGATGACCACAGCAAAATGGCAGAATAGAGATTCAATAAAGTTTTTCTGTGACCATCCAACTTAACCGTACTAGCCAATTCCTAACAAATGAAACAATCAGACACTGACAAAGAAAGTCAAGGGCCTGGGACTCTAATCCGAACTTTTGAGTACCTCAGCGACTGTAAgcgttttcatttttttggccggctcctgggatcttagttccaagaCCGGGAACTGAATCTCCGTTCTCCGCAGGCGCTGTAACCTTTTATACAGTCTCCCTTAGAGTGGGACGCTAACCCATAATTCTGATGCTGTTAATAGACAATTTGGGCACAAGCGCGTTTTTACGAGGTTACTCACCCAAAAGATCCAGGAGCTGTTTCTTTCCCCAAAAGTGAAAGGAGCGCGGAGGAGCCTGGAGCGCCTCTGCGGCTGGAAGCAGCAACCCGACAGCCGAGCCTCTAGACAAATCGCGTCTAGGTGTCCACTCAGGGTCGGTGGCGAGGACCTACACCCAGCCCGGGGATACAGGGCCTCAGCCAGAAGACCACACGGCCTTAGTCCGTTTGCGATCGCCAAAAATTCTTGTGGAGTAAGGGCTCACTGCCTGGGGCGCATAGAAGCAAATACTATGGCATCAGCTTTCGAGAAAAGAAAGAGCTTTGTTGCGAGGTCGACCAGCAAGGAGACAGGAAACTGGGCTGAAACCTGTCTCTCCGCGCCGCGGTTTGGGGCAAAATTGAAGGAGTTAGGGAAAATTCAAACTTGGCACAAGCTGATTGGCTAGTTTTCAAAGCAGTCCATATATGGTTAACAAGGTACTACGGCAGACCGAAGTCGGATTTTTCTTACTGAAGGACTTCTTGCTTCACCTGGTTAAGGGGTCCGATGGCAACCACTTCTATTGTTTGGGTTCCCTAGACTGAAGATTCTTGGTTCGGTGGTCATCCTGGAAACACGGGTTCCCGTCTTGCACATGCGCAGTACTGTCTCTATAAACCCTCAAGTTTgattaagtgaagtcgctcactcgtgtccaactctttgcgatcccatggactgtagcctaccaggctcctccgtccatggggttttccaagcaagattactggagtggattgccatttccttctccaaggtttgATTAATAAATAGCCTATTTAAAGAATCAAAACCAATTTAAACTGGTCAGTGTTTTACTTCCTGCTTCATTCTTTGAGGTGTAAAAATGTTTTCAGAGTTTTGAAAAAACATAATCTGCAGGTTATGAAAactataactttaaaaaagtaaattgttTGCCCTTAGAAAAGATGGTTTCAAAGAACACACTTCCCGTACTCAAGACGATGACTTCACAGGGACTCCCATTCAGTACACGTTGCCCTTAAGAAAAATGGCAACCTTCTGAGTTCTCTGCCCTCTTTCAAGATGACTTCCCCGAGGATCGTGGGCCTTGGACCGGAGCCTCTTCCGGCCTGGGCAAGGGGCGGGGTTCATTGAGCAAAGCTCTGCGTGCAGGCGCCCGCGACGGAGACGCACTTCAGGGCGCAGGCGCACGGAGGggttggggaggagggaaagcGGCGAGTAAGATGGAAGATGAGGAGGTCGCTGAAAGCTGGGAGGAGGCGGCAGACAGCGGGGTAAGGAGGAGCCGCCGCCCCGGGGCTGGGCCGGGCGGGACCTGGCGTGAGGGAAGCCTCCGGGGAGCGGGTCTGGGGATGGTTCTCCCCGAGGAAGGGCCCCACACGTCGGGCCGGGGATGAAGGAGAGGCCCCTGGCCCCAGAGCGCCGCGAAGGCCTCTTAAAGGGGCCGCGTTCCATTTCTCCCTTCACCTCGGCGCCTCCTTCCCCCGCTGCCCCCGGGCAGACGTGCGCACCGCCGGGGCGCCCCACCCGCCACCCGGGGCCTCTCTGCCGGGCGCCCGCCGGCCCGCCCCGGGCTCCTACGGGCCTTCCTCTCCCCGTtggacccccccaccccgcgcccAGAGCACCATTTTAAAGTTCATGTGCTCTGATGGGGAGCGACGCACAGTGTGGGGAGGGGTGCGCGCTCCGGGGCGGCAGGCGGGGCCCCGGAGAAGAGCGGGAGGAAACGGAGTCATTTCTGGACCCTCGACTCTGCCAAAGTGCCCGCTGCTTTGTGCCGTCCGCCACGGTGGGCGAGTCAgggcttttttcctctttcagttttACTCTGAGCGCCCAGGGCAGGCCGGTGTTCCGGGGACCCCGCCAGAACCGCCAAAAGCCTCGGCGGCAGCCCCTCTCCCGCGGGCGCGAGCCCCGGGAGGACCTCGAAGAGTGACCGCCGGGAGCGGGGGCGCGGTGCGTGAGGCAGCCGCTGTCCCGGCGGGGAGGGGGAATGGACCGTTCGGCTCTTTGCTTTGGGGGCTTTTGTTTGCCTCCACAAGCTGTGCGAAGATAGTTTATCCCTATCTGGAGCAGCCAGTTCGACTTGGTTCGTGTTTAATTTGGCATTTTCAGAGTGTGTGATTCCGTGGTGACCCTGGTGAAGGTGTGGAGGTGTTTTGGGGCTCTCGTGTTCGTGTTCGTGTCTGTTCTTCCCCCTGGAGCTCTGTTTATCGGGAATAGGGCGTGGAGAGCCGAGTgtggctcagtcgctcagtcgtgtccgactcttgcgaccccaggctcctctgtccatgggttagggttagtgggttgccatttccttctccaggggatcttcccgacccagggatcgaacccgggtctttgcgatcccatggactgtagcctaccaggctcctcctgtgttgcaggcagattctttacggagCTAGGCGGGAAGCCGGGTAGAACGACAGGAGCTGGGTTCCCCCTCCCCCGAGCGCCTTTGAGGGTGCTTGTCGGCGCTTGAGCAGGCTGAGAGACGGGCCCTCGCCCTTAGCGTTCCCTTAATGTTGGACCTTTGGCCTTGAAGTTTTTCCCCGTGGTGGTTCAGCATCTCTCAGGGTGTTTGTTTCTCACCTAGCATAATTGAGGGTTTGAAGAATTAACTCGTTCAGAAGGTATTGAGTTCAATTCTTAGACCATCTTTCTTGAATTTTGACTTGAGTAAGGAGAGCAATGGAAAGATTTTTATGGGGAGCAGCAGGTGTCAGCCAGCCGGGTATTTATTCGTTCAGCCAGCAGTTTGGAGTGCCTGCTCTGTGCTAGACAGCGTGCTCAGCAGCGAGTTTGTGCCAGAGAATTCACAGTCTCCGGTAGAGGCGTTTACTGCCTGCGAATGTGAGTGAATCATTCAGAACCCCTCCTGTCGCTCCCTGTGAAAGAGCTTGGCCTACAATTTGAATGTGACTCAAATGATAAGTTTCTTGAGAATCTtgtcctttctttgtttttcctcaacCTGTTTCAAAGGTACAGGAGTTTCTCAtgttaaagaaaatgaacaaaaaatgaaTGTAGGGTCCAGAAATTGAGGATTGCTTTAGTTTTTGAGAACCAGTAGAGGGCTTAGAGATAAACTAGCCCACTCTCAATTTTATAGCTGGACACCAGAGATGTCAGATCCAACTTGGATCTTTCTGGTGCTCATCCAGTATTTTTTGTACTAAACCCTTCATAAGTGCCAGGTACAGAAATGGAGCCCAACCTTGTCACAGTGACATCATAAGCAGTACTGCCAAAATGCAAGGTCctttatatagcttttatttaATTGAAACACCCTGTAGAGATATTATCCTCTACAGGATAATaagtaaggaaactgagatttagGGAAACCTGTCTGGTTCAAGGTCACGCAGATAGTAATCCGGAAGCTGGGATTTGACCTGTCTACCTCCAAATCTGGATTCTTTCTCTCACATTCTGCTGCCTCCCACCTGGAGATCTATGGACAGTTTGGGAATTGGgcgctgacttttatttttaatatgtttgctTTGGGCTTGTCCTTGAAGGTCCCCTTGAATCTGATTCCCTTTGCGAATTTCATAAAGAGTCTTGTAAATGTGCACTTTTGAAGGAGAGAATGAGTTGTGATGTCTGTATCATGGGGAAACTGACTATACAGTGTTTCTCAGATGTAGCCAGCTGAGTATGTAAAAGTCTTAGCTTCAGGTTACCCTGTCTCTCAACTGCCATACGGTAATGAGAgttaaattacacacacacacacatctcgccttgccaaaataaaaaatgggaTGGCGAGGCTAGCAAATGGGGGTTGACTCATTCTAAACATGAGCATTTAAGCTTTATGTAATCTAGAGTTCTAATCCTTGAAAGTAGAGGCTTTTGGTGATTCCTGTTCTCCGACACCACAAAGAATTTTGCCATCATGCtagaatttctttcttatttgtaaatacatctgaggttattgtttcCGTTTTATTTTCAGAACACTCAGTATCAAGTTCTGTTGTGTCCTTTGAGGGAAGACTGACTTTGAGAAACATCTCAAATATTCTGTAAATAGATTGCTTTTTGCTTTTAGTTAGTATAGTGAACACTTACCTGATATAAAATTGTCCCTTTACCTATTCTCCCAAGGAGTTACAGCctcaaaaaaaaagacaatttaacAAATGTGACTTATATTCCATCAGGGAagtgattctttaaaaatatactgcctttgggagaaatgaaaatgtagaatTGAGTTAATGTTGATTCAGACTCTTAAGTTGTGTCCTTATCTTAAGCACATTTCGAGGACAAATAGTGCATTTTGTAATCGTCATATTTCCCCCCAAATCAGGTTAACAGTTTGCTCAATATGAAAAGAGCTGATGTTCCCAGGCTGCAGCAAAGTAAGGTGTTTGCAACAGAATTAGGACTTGATTGCAAGGCGCCAAGCAGGGAAGTGGGAGACAAGTCTCAGGTCCACACCACCTGGTTTTTAGACAGGAGGGTTGTCTGTCTTGTTTTGGCAGTGCCTCATGGCTTGTGGGGTCTTGGTTTCCCAAGCAGGGATTCAACCCCAGCCCTCCATGGTCAGAGCGCAGAGTCCcagcccctggactgccagggaattccctagttaGGAGTTTctaaaggggaaagagaggggaaGCTGGTGGTTAATCATTCTGTTGTGATACTTAATCATCCTTCCAGGAGCCAGGCTGTCTGTGCCTCCTACCCAGTGGTCTGTGACCTGGTGGTCCGGATGTGGAACCTGCAAAGGTCATCTTATTCTGAAAACAACTTAGACTTGTGCATCAATGATGTTGTTAGAGGTTACATTCTTAAGACATCTGGTACTGATTAATTATTACCGTGCAAGCATGGGATAGAAGttagagaaaggaaagggagaagggaaaaagtttaaaaatcaaaacatttctaaaagCTAGTTAATGGACACGGGTTCAGATTTCTGATTGTTTGACTGAAGCTTTATATTCACTTGTTTAGACACTCAAAAAAGATACAGCTTACTCCATCTTATTGGCAATGAGCTAACCCAGTCCTAGGGGAAGGATGATGGTACATAAATGGAATTGAACTGGTAGTTAATATCAAGCATTGGCAACCTTTCTCATTTTGTTGCGTCTCAGAAGTTGCCTTtttggtgaaacagatcaccagcccaggtgggatgcatgagacaagtgctcgggcctg
Coding sequences within:
- the LOC122698224 gene encoding uncharacterized protein LOC122698224, coding for MGNGNSVPDNTPLKSVLQDWSRVSSKPMKKKKMLYLCNTVWPKYQLESGEKWPQNGSLNYNTILQLDSFCKRQKKWEEIQYLQSFMTLCKRRNWYKEINENTITMGQREDSQKKSLLPESKSNDGLVPSSPPVAVALRSAPPLAPPSVARPSAPPSVARPSAPPSAAPPSAPPSAAPPSAPPSAAPPSAPPSVASPSAPPSAARPSAPPSVARPSAPPSVAPPSAAPPSAPPSAARPSAPPSAARPSAPPSAAPPSAPPSAARPSAPPSAAPPSAPPSVAPPSAPPSVARPSAPPSVAPPSAPPSAAPPSPPLALTPSSTPLVVPSTYEAGLPAGSAKVSPSLPRAAGLALYSPLADGHEGMDSLLCPLQGTQFGPGNTLPQAKPFLLRQVPAGLDDQGQSRACEVMHHGLSVIDLFNYKAKMPSYQDDPRKMERLFTGIFAVSHPNWAAIQVLMNTLLSPEERSMVLEKARQEAERLREIHPKSPIRTSAEQALPGAEPGWDPSDPGDQARLDHYKDCLMIGLQKGANNFKRVQNVRQGQEEDPYTFLERLHEAFRKYTDIDPEHPNNMGLVNLTFISQSAPDIRRKLQQLEEGPWLPTSQLLEIALEVFRGRLKIREKQEQCILRKAALLSCNQSRPSRTSARKNKRPLVRLQGPPKPNRKGHPFVGPQQCAFCKQEGHWKRECPKNRWGPLSPKTMSITGVSGEVAQKPFLQRLECHIEKTSIKYSFMCEPECHSPSSGQEVLTNLNDQVGFLAEKVDTRVLPGQEFTLQAAPLQLGDKTPSDVPEEILQKIRADVWADGTPGRAKTADPVVVKLRPGAHFPKLKQPPLKRDAKEDIKPLINTFLKYQLIRPCQSPYNTPIQPVQKLETGEYLFVQNLRAINQIVEDIHSVMPNSYTLLTDLSGDFCWFTVLNLKDAFYCIPLSPESQKLFAFEWDDPETNIKQQYCWTVLPRGFKNATTIFVEAFLKDLKDLQLNEGILLQYVGNILIASKTKEASDQNTVLTLNFLADRGYKVSKEKAQISQPTVKYLGVELSKGQRNLLPDRREAIAGVNIPTTRKQLKRFLGKAEFYRIWIPNFGLIVKPLYEALKRSVNEPLNCTAECLESFHTIKEKISTAPALGLPNNRKPFDLFVHERQGVSLGVLTQNLDTARRPVAYLSKQLDIVSQGWPVCFRAVAATCDLLQQAEKFTKGSPTTVHTPHRVQPLLEQMGRYLRTSKRLRKYQAILFDNPNVTLQEVSALNPGTLLPSATEEPVHDCIQIIERIVS